The Amycolatopsis mongoliensis genome includes a window with the following:
- a CDS encoding NAD(P)/FAD-dependent oxidoreductase, protein MTPDAGREPARVVVVGASAAGLAVVEAARSQGYRGELTLIGDEPHLPYDRPPLSKQLLTGDWPPERLLLREQAHLDGLAVTMKLGQPASTVDADAREVVLADGDRVPYDALVVTTGVRARCLPGSDGISGVHVLRTLQDALALRAELVPGRRLVVLGAGVLGAEAAAVARGLGAEVTVLDPLAWPLARIVNREIGGWLAEVHREHGVDLRCSCAPVTGLHAAEGHVAAVELADGTVLPADTVLVAIGATPAVEWLAGSPVTIGGPEPASGSGGVLCDPRGQAAPGIYAAGDVAAWQDPATGEYRRYEHRLNATEQGRAVARALLDPGFTPPPSVPYFWSDQYDLKLQTFGTLDADDEFIVVDGSLGARRFIGVSHRDGLVRGALGVGMPRQLRAWRTAVAEHAPWKETTPA, encoded by the coding sequence ATGACACCGGATGCGGGCCGTGAGCCCGCGCGGGTCGTGGTGGTCGGTGCCTCGGCCGCCGGGCTGGCCGTGGTCGAAGCGGCCCGCAGTCAGGGCTACCGGGGCGAGCTGACGTTGATCGGCGACGAACCCCACCTGCCCTACGATCGGCCGCCCCTGTCCAAGCAGCTGCTCACCGGCGACTGGCCGCCCGAGCGGCTGCTCCTGCGCGAGCAGGCTCACCTGGACGGGTTGGCGGTGACCATGAAACTCGGGCAACCGGCATCCACTGTGGACGCCGACGCACGCGAGGTGGTGCTCGCCGACGGTGACCGCGTTCCCTATGACGCGCTGGTCGTGACCACCGGCGTGCGTGCCCGCTGCCTGCCCGGCAGCGACGGGATCAGCGGAGTCCACGTGCTGCGCACCCTGCAGGATGCGCTGGCGCTGCGCGCCGAACTGGTACCCGGTCGCCGTCTCGTGGTGCTGGGCGCCGGGGTCCTGGGCGCCGAGGCCGCTGCCGTCGCGCGTGGCCTGGGTGCCGAGGTGACGGTGCTCGATCCGCTGGCCTGGCCGCTGGCCCGGATCGTCAACCGCGAGATCGGCGGCTGGCTGGCCGAGGTGCACCGCGAGCACGGCGTGGACCTGCGCTGCTCGTGTGCGCCCGTCACCGGACTGCACGCAGCCGAAGGCCACGTCGCTGCGGTGGAACTCGCCGACGGCACCGTGCTGCCCGCCGACACGGTCCTGGTCGCCATCGGCGCCACACCGGCGGTGGAATGGCTGGCCGGCAGCCCGGTCACGATCGGCGGCCCCGAACCCGCCTCCGGGTCGGGCGGCGTGCTGTGCGACCCGAGAGGCCAAGCCGCGCCGGGCATCTACGCCGCCGGCGACGTGGCCGCCTGGCAGGACCCGGCCACCGGCGAGTACCGGCGCTACGAGCACCGCCTCAACGCCACCGAACAAGGCCGCGCGGTCGCCCGCGCACTGCTCGACCCGGGGTTCACGCCACCACCGTCCGTGCCCTACTTCTGGTCCGACCAGTACGACCTGAAACTGCAGACCTTCGGCACGCTCGACGCCGACGACGAGTTCATCGTCGTCGACGGCTCCCTCGGCGCCCGCCGCTTCATCGGCGTCTCCCACCGCGACGGCCTGGTGCGCGGCGCACTCGGCGTCGGCATGCCCCGTCAACTCCGTGCCTGGCGCACCGCCGTGGCCGAGCACGCTCCCTGGAAGGAAACGACACCCGCATGA
- a CDS encoding amidohydrolase family protein → MTETILIHSGRIVTMDDDVPDLPNGSVLIEDGRISAVAAEIEPPPGAALIDAAGMIVHPGLVDTHKHMWQTALRGVVGDRTLVGYFSDVRRDYLSRYRAEDAYVGTYAGALELIAGGTTAVLDHSHGVVTPEHADALAQAELASGIRGVWAYGYCPVDVDGPPAFGSHADRVKDAQRVREEFFADSRARLRMGVAITEQNLLPFDCTEAEIRSALAMDVVWTAHTHCGPGNAPITRGFHRLVGQSLVDHRAVLSHCNEFRVDDFDVVRELGAHFASSPDSEIALGIARPTPYRDALLAGVSPSLGTDCVTCMSGDMYSAMRVALMFARHQINDGPGRNYETIVEQPVSTRDVFRWATVEGAKALGLQREIGSLTPGKRADVVCVDARAINLAPVLDPVADLVLHAHAGNVDTVVLDGVIRKRHGQLLDVDVPKLVGELERSRDYLMTRAGQMAGSAELVDEAAQWSDTLTRLQ, encoded by the coding sequence ATGACCGAAACCATCCTCATCCACAGCGGCCGCATCGTCACGATGGACGACGACGTACCTGATCTGCCGAATGGGTCGGTGCTCATCGAGGACGGCCGCATCAGTGCCGTCGCCGCCGAGATCGAACCGCCGCCAGGCGCGGCACTCATCGACGCCGCCGGCATGATCGTGCATCCGGGCCTGGTCGACACCCACAAGCACATGTGGCAGACCGCCCTTCGCGGCGTTGTCGGCGACCGGACGCTCGTCGGCTACTTCAGTGACGTCCGCCGGGACTACCTCAGCCGCTACCGTGCCGAGGACGCCTACGTCGGCACGTACGCCGGCGCGCTCGAACTGATCGCCGGCGGGACCACCGCGGTGCTCGACCACAGCCACGGCGTCGTGACGCCCGAGCACGCCGACGCGCTCGCACAGGCGGAGCTGGCCTCGGGCATCCGTGGTGTGTGGGCATACGGTTACTGCCCGGTCGACGTCGACGGCCCACCCGCCTTCGGCTCGCATGCCGACCGGGTGAAGGACGCGCAGCGGGTCCGCGAAGAGTTCTTCGCCGACAGCCGAGCACGCCTGCGGATGGGCGTGGCGATCACCGAGCAGAACCTGCTGCCCTTCGACTGCACCGAGGCGGAGATCCGCTCGGCACTCGCCATGGACGTCGTCTGGACGGCGCACACCCACTGCGGTCCGGGGAACGCGCCCATCACACGCGGGTTCCACCGCCTGGTCGGACAGAGCCTGGTTGACCACCGCGCGGTGCTGTCGCACTGCAACGAGTTCCGCGTCGACGACTTCGACGTCGTGCGCGAGCTCGGCGCCCACTTCGCGAGCTCCCCCGACTCGGAGATCGCCCTCGGCATCGCACGCCCCACCCCCTACCGGGACGCCTTGCTCGCCGGCGTGTCCCCTTCGCTCGGCACCGACTGCGTCACCTGCATGTCCGGCGACATGTACTCCGCAATGCGCGTCGCGTTGATGTTCGCCCGGCACCAGATCAACGACGGGCCGGGCCGCAACTACGAGACGATCGTCGAACAACCCGTATCGACCCGCGACGTCTTCCGGTGGGCCACCGTCGAGGGCGCCAAAGCACTGGGCCTGCAACGGGAAATCGGCTCGCTCACGCCCGGCAAGCGAGCCGACGTCGTCTGCGTCGACGCGCGTGCCATCAACCTCGCGCCGGTACTCGATCCGGTTGCCGACCTGGTCCTGCACGCGCACGCCGGGAACGTCGATACGGTCGTCCTCGATGGCGTCATCCGTAAGCGGCACGGTCAGCTGCTCGATGTCGACGTTCCCAAACTCGTCGGCGAACTGGAGCGCTCGCGCGACTACTTGATGACTCGCGCCGGGCAGATGGCCGGCTCGGCCGAGCTCGTCGACGAGGCAGCGCAGTGGTCCGACACCTTGACGCGCCTGCAGTGA
- a CDS encoding TetR/AcrR family transcriptional regulator — translation MTSPVPADDTGTDGTTTGRDVRAKLLDAVERMAGDDYKLPRLAFSLREIAREVGIATPSIYRHFSSKEDLISAAVDTGFTLLLREIDQAVQECTDQEPPAVLRAQAAAYCRFLYRRRGLTRIMFATHPANWQPDEPLPDHLGQLRYRWITAVETCQKQGWRIPAEITTAADAVWAGVHGCLTLALVMRNSSEEALLAHVAAQFEFWPTT, via the coding sequence GTGACCAGTCCTGTTCCCGCTGATGACACCGGCACCGACGGCACGACCACGGGCCGAGACGTCCGGGCCAAGCTGCTCGACGCCGTGGAACGTATGGCCGGTGACGACTACAAGCTCCCGCGGCTGGCGTTCTCGCTGCGCGAGATCGCCCGCGAGGTCGGCATCGCGACCCCGAGCATCTACCGCCACTTCAGCAGCAAAGAAGACCTGATCTCCGCCGCCGTCGACACCGGCTTCACCCTGCTGCTGCGCGAGATCGACCAGGCCGTCCAGGAGTGCACGGACCAGGAGCCGCCGGCCGTGCTGCGCGCCCAGGCAGCGGCGTACTGCCGGTTCCTGTACCGCCGACGCGGCCTCACCCGCATCATGTTCGCCACCCACCCCGCGAACTGGCAGCCCGACGAACCGCTGCCCGATCACCTCGGCCAGCTGCGATACCGGTGGATCACGGCGGTGGAAACCTGCCAAAAGCAAGGCTGGCGCATTCCCGCCGAGATCACCACGGCCGCCGACGCCGTCTGGGCCGGGGTGCACGGCTGTCTCACCCTCGCCCTGGTCATGCGCAACAGCAGCGAGGAAGCCCTGTTGGCCCACGTGGCCGCCCAGTTCGAATTCTGGCCGACCACATGA
- a CDS encoding VOC family protein, with protein sequence MADHDAEHAGRARLSHLGFYVRDLDRQAEFYKKVFRLVETDRGVSGAGDPIVFLTGDSSEHHQLVLTAGLPADAERTWLNQVSFRVASLHDLQAFAGWLTECGVTPSATVSHGNAWSIYFPDPEGNNVEVYASSPWYVPQPFREPIDLTRPTQELLDETFASVKNNGEFAPIDTWTEQLDRRLATAESAS encoded by the coding sequence ATGGCCGACCACGATGCCGAGCACGCCGGGCGTGCGCGCCTGTCCCATCTCGGTTTCTACGTCCGCGACCTCGACCGGCAGGCCGAGTTCTACAAGAAGGTGTTTCGGTTGGTGGAGACCGACCGAGGCGTTTCCGGCGCAGGCGACCCGATCGTGTTCCTGACCGGCGACAGCAGCGAGCACCATCAGCTCGTGCTGACCGCCGGTCTGCCCGCCGACGCCGAGCGCACCTGGCTCAACCAGGTTTCGTTCCGGGTCGCCTCGCTGCACGACCTGCAGGCGTTCGCCGGCTGGCTGACGGAGTGCGGGGTCACGCCGTCGGCCACCGTGAGCCACGGCAATGCCTGGAGCATCTACTTCCCCGACCCCGAAGGCAACAACGTCGAGGTCTACGCCAGCTCGCCGTGGTACGTGCCCCAGCCGTTCCGCGAGCCGATCGACCTCACCCGACCGACCCAGGAGCTGCTCGACGAGACCTTCGCCAGCGTGAAGAACAACGGCGAGTTCGCGCCGATCGACACCTGGACCGAACAGCTCGACCGCCGACTCGCGACCGCCGAGTCTGCGTCCTGA
- a CDS encoding fumarylacetoacetate hydrolase family protein — protein MKIASYYLDGHERTGIVRGDSVVDVSDLMPGAPSSTRQLLCLMDETPGLSGTLVRRAEECAGVVLSDVRLLPVITRPHAVWCAALTYLSHVREGGDRPAPDYPLFFLRVADSQMGHGAPMIAPVVSQQLDYEGELAVVIGRRGRHIREADALAHVAGYSCYNDGSVRDWQRHTSQITVGKNFAATGGFGPWLVTSDEIGDPYDRGLQTRLNGEVVQSAKISELLFSIEYMIAYLSTACTLEVGDVIVTGTCGGVGVRRNPPLFLQPGDVVEVEIDGIGTLLNPVEAEAAA, from the coding sequence GTGAAGATCGCGAGCTACTACCTGGATGGACACGAGCGCACCGGAATCGTCCGAGGCGATTCGGTGGTGGACGTCAGTGACCTGATGCCGGGCGCGCCCTCGTCGACGAGGCAGCTGTTGTGCCTGATGGACGAAACGCCCGGCCTGTCCGGCACTCTGGTGCGACGAGCCGAGGAATGCGCGGGCGTCGTGTTGTCCGACGTGCGGCTGTTGCCGGTGATCACTCGCCCGCACGCCGTCTGGTGTGCGGCGTTGACCTACCTGAGCCATGTCCGTGAGGGCGGCGACCGGCCGGCGCCGGACTACCCGCTGTTTTTCCTCCGCGTCGCCGACAGCCAGATGGGGCACGGCGCACCGATGATCGCTCCCGTTGTGTCGCAGCAGCTCGACTACGAGGGCGAGCTGGCGGTCGTGATCGGGCGGCGCGGCAGGCACATCCGCGAGGCCGACGCGCTCGCGCACGTGGCCGGTTACAGCTGCTACAACGACGGGTCGGTGCGGGACTGGCAGCGCCACACGTCACAGATCACCGTCGGCAAGAACTTCGCGGCCACCGGAGGTTTCGGCCCCTGGCTCGTGACATCCGACGAGATCGGCGATCCCTACGACCGCGGCCTGCAGACCAGGCTCAACGGCGAGGTCGTCCAGTCGGCCAAGATCTCCGAGCTGTTGTTCAGCATCGAATACATGATCGCCTACCTCTCGACCGCATGTACGCTCGAAGTCGGCGATGTGATCGTCACTGGCACCTGCGGCGGTGTCGGGGTGCGCCGGAACCCGCCCCTGTTCTTGCAGCCGGGTGACGTCGTCGAGGTCGAGATCGACGGCATCGGTACCTTGCTCAACCCGGTCGAAGCCGAGGCGGCCGCGTGA
- a CDS encoding cytochrome P450: MTATTTVDVDLFTDDVLDDPYPAYRALRDAGPIVWIEPQQCWAVTRYDEVRATLEDWESFTSDQGTGLNDAVNSALTGTLLASSPPLHDKLRGVLAERLSPRGLRSLGDQITRRTREIVEPLVERGSFDVVGDLARVLPPTIVADLVGIPDDVRPQLVPWADAIFNMMGPADKSRTFSGAALVEEQFAWLANVDGSMLTEGSWGRAIYDAAAEGRLDPEQAPTLLSAYTSAAMDTTINALGSAVWLFAEAPAQWRRLRTDRSLIPDAFNEVLRIESPLQFFTRVATRDVDAADTRIRAGERIMVIYGSANRDERHWGPSAADFEITRDASDHLAFGYGLHGCVGQGLARLEAHAVFDTLADLVTDFHIETPPTRHLNSAVRGLDQLTVSVR; encoded by the coding sequence ATGACCGCCACCACGACCGTTGACGTCGACCTGTTCACAGACGACGTGCTCGACGATCCGTACCCCGCCTACAGAGCCCTCCGCGACGCCGGGCCGATTGTGTGGATCGAACCGCAACAATGCTGGGCGGTGACCCGGTATGACGAGGTTCGGGCGACGCTCGAGGACTGGGAGTCGTTCACCTCGGACCAGGGGACAGGGCTCAATGACGCCGTGAACTCCGCACTCACGGGGACCCTGCTCGCCTCGAGCCCGCCGCTGCACGACAAGCTGCGGGGCGTGCTGGCCGAACGCCTGTCGCCGCGCGGCCTGCGCTCGCTCGGCGACCAGATCACCCGCCGCACCCGCGAGATCGTCGAGCCGCTCGTCGAGCGCGGATCGTTCGACGTCGTCGGCGACCTCGCCCGCGTTCTGCCGCCGACGATCGTCGCCGACCTGGTCGGCATCCCCGACGACGTCCGACCGCAGCTTGTCCCATGGGCCGACGCGATTTTCAACATGATGGGGCCTGCCGACAAGTCCCGGACCTTCTCCGGCGCGGCTCTGGTTGAGGAACAGTTCGCGTGGCTGGCCAACGTTGACGGCAGCATGCTCACCGAGGGCAGCTGGGGGCGGGCGATCTACGACGCCGCGGCCGAAGGACGGCTCGACCCCGAGCAGGCGCCGACGTTGTTGTCGGCTTACACCAGCGCGGCCATGGACACGACCATCAACGCCCTCGGCAGCGCAGTGTGGCTGTTCGCCGAGGCTCCTGCGCAGTGGCGTCGCCTTCGCACGGACCGGTCGCTGATTCCGGATGCGTTCAACGAGGTGCTGCGTATCGAGAGCCCGCTGCAATTCTTCACTCGCGTGGCCACCCGCGACGTCGACGCGGCCGACACGCGGATCCGCGCAGGTGAACGGATCATGGTGATCTACGGCTCCGCCAACCGCGATGAACGGCACTGGGGACCGAGCGCCGCCGACTTCGAGATCACCCGCGACGCATCCGACCACCTCGCCTTCGGCTACGGCCTGCACGGCTGCGTAGGCCAGGGCCTCGCCCGGCTTGAGGCCCACGCGGTGTTCGACACACTCGCCGACCTCGTTACCGACTTCCACATCGAGACACCACCCACGCGGCACCTCAACAGCGCCGTCCGCGGCCTCGACCAGCTGACCGTCTCGGTGCGGTAG
- a CDS encoding ferredoxin, with protein MRIDVNQSRCEGYGFCEQKAPELLALDPDGFVTVLADHVDGSQVDAARRAVRGCPVAALTLVE; from the coding sequence GTGAGAATCGATGTCAACCAGTCCCGTTGCGAAGGCTACGGATTCTGCGAGCAGAAGGCGCCCGAGCTGCTAGCGCTCGACCCCGATGGCTTCGTGACCGTGCTCGCCGACCACGTCGACGGATCCCAGGTCGACGCCGCACGGCGGGCCGTCCGAGGCTGCCCGGTCGCTGCGCTGACGCTCGTCGAGTGA
- a CDS encoding bifunctional 3-(3-hydroxy-phenyl)propionate/3-hydroxycinnamic acid hydroxylase yields MSDPELHDVIVVGMGPVGSAAAIFAARAGLRVCALDKSADVYPLPRATHFDAEIMRLFQRAGLTTEVGPVVRTYDGGVHLGVDGEPIRDFRVRAERGPLGWYPHYTFLQPELDRVLRDQAAAVPGVACRTGAEVVDVRDTGSDVEVDVDVDGRTETLRARYVIACDGASSPIRKRLGIRLDDYGFDERWIIVDVRVPHPEVLPEYSVMWCDPSRPATYIPQPGRNRRWEFMLLDGESAEEMTRRDSIDRLLKPSVDPTGVEIVRSAVYRFHGLIAESWRSGRVFLAGDAAHQTPPFYGQGMCHGIRDVSNLAWKLALAVRDTRFEPALDSYAEERRPHVKTIIDASVENGRYICILDRDEALERDRRLRERLAAGTDVRSFRSVIPGLAAGVLSAAETAERGQLMIQPTVKTADGRDVLLDEQLGSGFAVLVAGDAPPSARTAWFTDVLGGRIVRVVADPSGPGEIADPTGALAAWFAGAAAGAVLVRPDGYVFGTVPDGPGIHRLIDELASQLSSVPIR; encoded by the coding sequence TTGTCCGACCCCGAACTTCACGACGTGATCGTCGTCGGGATGGGCCCTGTCGGGTCAGCAGCCGCGATTTTCGCCGCGCGCGCCGGCCTTCGGGTGTGCGCGCTCGACAAATCGGCCGATGTCTATCCGCTGCCCCGCGCGACCCATTTCGACGCCGAGATCATGCGGCTGTTCCAGCGCGCCGGACTGACCACCGAGGTCGGCCCCGTCGTGCGCACGTACGACGGCGGTGTTCATCTCGGCGTCGACGGAGAGCCCATCCGTGACTTCCGCGTGCGCGCCGAACGAGGGCCGCTCGGGTGGTACCCGCACTACACCTTCCTGCAGCCAGAACTGGACCGTGTCCTGCGCGACCAGGCCGCCGCTGTCCCGGGCGTGGCGTGCCGGACGGGGGCCGAGGTAGTCGACGTGCGCGATACGGGCAGCGACGTGGAGGTCGACGTCGACGTCGACGGCCGGACCGAGACGCTGCGAGCCCGCTACGTCATCGCGTGCGACGGCGCGAGCAGCCCGATCCGCAAGCGGCTCGGCATTCGCCTGGACGATTACGGCTTCGACGAGCGCTGGATCATCGTCGACGTCCGGGTGCCGCACCCGGAGGTCCTGCCCGAGTACTCGGTGATGTGGTGCGACCCCAGCCGGCCTGCCACGTACATTCCGCAGCCCGGCCGGAACCGGCGGTGGGAGTTCATGTTGCTCGACGGCGAGTCGGCCGAGGAGATGACTCGGCGCGACAGCATCGATCGCCTGCTCAAGCCGTCGGTCGATCCCACCGGCGTCGAGATCGTCCGCAGCGCGGTCTATCGCTTTCACGGTTTGATCGCCGAGTCGTGGCGGTCTGGGCGGGTGTTCCTCGCCGGGGACGCGGCCCACCAGACGCCGCCGTTCTACGGCCAGGGCATGTGCCACGGCATCCGGGACGTCAGCAATCTGGCCTGGAAGCTCGCGCTCGCGGTCCGCGACACGCGATTCGAGCCGGCGCTCGACAGCTACGCCGAGGAACGCCGGCCACACGTGAAAACCATCATCGATGCCTCGGTGGAGAACGGGCGCTACATCTGCATCCTCGACCGGGACGAAGCGCTCGAGCGCGACCGGCGGCTGCGGGAACGCTTGGCGGCAGGCACCGACGTGCGGTCGTTCCGGTCGGTCATCCCAGGCCTGGCCGCCGGTGTGCTGAGCGCTGCCGAGACCGCCGAGCGTGGACAGCTGATGATCCAGCCGACGGTCAAGACCGCCGACGGCCGCGACGTGCTGCTCGACGAGCAGCTCGGAAGCGGCTTCGCGGTGCTCGTCGCCGGTGACGCGCCACCCAGTGCGCGGACGGCGTGGTTCACCGACGTTCTCGGCGGGCGGATCGTGCGCGTCGTCGCCGACCCGTCCGGTCCGGGCGAGATCGCCGACCCGACCGGGGCGCTCGCGGCGTGGTTCGCCGGCGCCGCAGCTGGTGCCGTCCTCGTCCGGCCGGACGGCTACGTGTTCGGCACCGTTCCTGACGGGCCCGGCATCCACCGCCTGATCGATGAGCTCGCCAGTCAGCTGAGTTCCGTCCCCATCCGATAA
- a CDS encoding cytochrome P450 has protein sequence MTTTEVFPYPRTCPYSPPAEYTRFREDGGLHKVPLWDGGEAWLVTRYDQVRAMLGDAESFSSDITRDGFPVATSTSRVTEAGAIMRKDDPEHARDRRIMSREFSVKRVEALRPRVLEITDELIDDLLRRGESGPVNFVEHFAHQLPARVICEMMGLSDADRVTFAEHVLIATDYDSAQEERQRAHRELNELFDRVIAEKTANPGDDIVSRLVRDHLAAGEVDTDTVKRMLLVLFAGGQDTTANMLGLSVQALLEHPDQLRVLREQPDAVPGAVEELLRFLSVNQGEPRRVVAEDTDLGGCPVHAGDAIIASLNAANFDPAVFDREDAPADVLSLTRAARNHVAFGYGVHQCLGQNLARVELQVALPRLFERLPGLRLAAGQPITYRTTAVIYGLEQLWVTW, from the coding sequence ATGACCACCACCGAAGTCTTCCCCTACCCCCGAACCTGCCCCTATTCGCCGCCGGCGGAATACACGCGCTTCCGCGAAGACGGCGGGCTGCACAAGGTCCCCTTGTGGGACGGCGGCGAGGCTTGGCTCGTGACCCGCTACGACCAGGTGCGCGCGATGCTCGGTGACGCCGAAAGCTTCAGCTCGGACATCACCCGCGACGGGTTCCCGGTGGCGACCTCGACCTCCCGCGTCACCGAAGCCGGCGCGATCATGCGCAAGGACGACCCCGAACACGCCCGCGACCGGCGGATCATGAGCCGCGAATTCAGCGTCAAACGGGTGGAAGCCCTGCGCCCGCGCGTCCTGGAGATCACCGACGAACTCATCGACGACCTCCTGCGGCGCGGCGAATCCGGTCCGGTGAACTTCGTCGAGCACTTCGCGCACCAGCTGCCCGCCCGCGTGATCTGCGAGATGATGGGCCTGTCCGACGCCGATCGCGTCACGTTCGCCGAACACGTGCTCATCGCCACCGACTACGACTCCGCGCAGGAAGAACGTCAGCGCGCGCACCGCGAGCTGAACGAGCTGTTCGACCGGGTCATCGCCGAGAAGACCGCCAACCCCGGTGACGACATCGTCAGCCGCCTGGTGCGGGATCACCTCGCTGCCGGGGAGGTCGACACCGACACGGTCAAGCGCATGCTGCTGGTGCTTTTCGCAGGCGGCCAGGACACCACCGCCAACATGCTCGGGCTGTCAGTCCAAGCCCTGCTGGAGCATCCCGACCAACTGCGAGTCCTGCGTGAGCAGCCGGATGCGGTCCCCGGAGCGGTCGAGGAACTGCTGCGGTTCCTCAGCGTCAACCAGGGCGAACCGCGCCGGGTGGTCGCCGAGGACACCGACCTGGGCGGCTGCCCCGTGCACGCCGGGGACGCGATCATCGCCTCGCTCAACGCCGCCAACTTCGACCCTGCCGTCTTCGACCGCGAGGACGCCCCCGCCGACGTGCTGAGCCTGACCCGCGCCGCCCGCAACCACGTCGCCTTCGGCTACGGCGTGCACCAGTGCCTCGGGCAGAACCTCGCCCGCGTCGAGCTGCAGGTCGCGCTCCCGCGCCTGTTCGAGCGCCTTCCCGGCCTGCGCCTGGCCGCCGGCCAGCCGATCACCTACCGGACCACCGCGGTCATCTACGGCCTCGAGCAGTTGTGGGTGACGTGGTGA
- a CDS encoding ferredoxin: MKITVEEDKCCAGGQCVLAAPEVFDQRDEDGIVVLLTDTPDSSKYEAVREAAQICPAACIHVADN, encoded by the coding sequence ATGAAGATCACCGTGGAAGAGGACAAGTGCTGCGCCGGTGGGCAATGCGTGCTCGCCGCGCCTGAGGTGTTCGACCAGCGCGACGAGGACGGCATCGTCGTCTTGCTGACCGACACCCCCGACAGCAGCAAGTACGAGGCGGTCCGTGAGGCGGCGCAGATCTGCCCCGCGGCCTGCATCCACGTCGCGGACAACTGA
- a CDS encoding NAD(P)/FAD-dependent oxidoreductase has product MARAAGVVVVGASIAGLTVVEELRSKGFGGPITLLESEDTAGYSRPLLSKGVLAGEGDPSTALLPAPEDLGVDVLRGTSARGLDLDRNLVELDGDALPFDKLVVATGARALTLHDLGANDDCVPEVVLRTMDDAVRLRDLLGSARTVLVVGGGVLGMEVASAASSKGLAVTVVDRGAPMARTGGAFLSRMVSACARERGVQLVSAPEGARLVERDSRPAVVAGGHLLEADVVVTAVGCRPNVEWLARTGLSLSPGVVVDNRCRVREHIAAAGDVVSVEGSRRQPHWSTALDQARVAADVLLYGDDASPYINRPYFWTDQFGLSVKFAGRPTSDDPELVDGSQDTLSGLWRWTDAGHPHAAVAINRRIPIARLLHTAGHS; this is encoded by the coding sequence ATGGCACGCGCCGCCGGCGTCGTCGTGGTGGGCGCGTCCATCGCCGGCCTCACGGTTGTCGAAGAACTCCGTTCGAAGGGGTTCGGCGGGCCGATCACGCTGCTTGAGTCCGAGGACACTGCCGGGTACTCCCGCCCGCTCCTGTCGAAAGGGGTCCTCGCGGGCGAGGGCGATCCCTCGACGGCGCTGCTGCCCGCTCCGGAAGACCTCGGGGTCGACGTCCTGCGTGGCACGTCCGCACGCGGGCTCGACCTCGACCGCAACCTCGTCGAACTCGACGGCGATGCCCTGCCCTTCGACAAGCTGGTTGTCGCAACCGGCGCGCGAGCCCTGACACTGCACGACCTCGGTGCCAACGATGACTGCGTGCCCGAGGTCGTGCTACGCACGATGGACGACGCCGTCCGATTGCGTGACCTCCTCGGCTCGGCGCGGACCGTCCTCGTCGTCGGCGGGGGCGTGCTGGGCATGGAGGTCGCCTCGGCCGCGAGCAGCAAGGGGCTGGCCGTCACTGTCGTCGATCGCGGCGCACCGATGGCCCGCACCGGGGGCGCCTTCCTGTCACGCATGGTGTCGGCCTGTGCGCGGGAGCGTGGCGTGCAGCTGGTGAGTGCTCCTGAGGGAGCCCGCCTCGTCGAGCGGGACAGCCGTCCCGCCGTCGTAGCCGGCGGCCACCTGCTCGAGGCGGACGTCGTCGTCACCGCCGTCGGTTGCAGACCCAACGTCGAGTGGCTGGCCCGGACCGGCCTCTCGCTCAGCCCGGGCGTGGTCGTCGACAACAGGTGCCGCGTCCGCGAACACATCGCCGCCGCCGGTGACGTGGTTTCGGTGGAGGGATCCCGGCGCCAGCCGCACTGGTCGACTGCTCTGGATCAGGCTCGGGTCGCCGCCGATGTGCTGCTGTACGGCGATGATGCATCGCCCTACATAAACCGTCCGTACTTCTGGACCGACCAGTTCGGGCTGTCGGTGAAGTTCGCCGGCCGACCGACCAGCGACGACCCCGAGCTTGTCGACGGTTCGCAGGACACCCTGAGCGGGCTGTGGCGCTGGACGGATGCCGGGCATCCGCACGCCGCTGTCGCGATCAACCGACGCATCCCTATCGCCCGGCTGCTGCACACCGCCGGGCACAGCTGA